TTGGAATTTTGATCTAGGTCACTTTTGCGATGGAATGGAGAAGACTTACGGAAGAAAATCCATTGCACTAGTAAGCCTAACCACACTAAGATCCCCACACTGCCACCGATGAGGGGAATAGAGTTAACGATTAATAATCGATTAACTGCTAAGTTGACTTCTATTTGGGCTTGCTGTTCGAGTTCAGGTAATTTCTCATCTCTTTGTTGAGCTTGATAGAGTTTAGTCAATGCAACCTTGCGATACCAGCCATCAAGGGTGCGTCGAATCTGAGTTTCAGCATTAGGAAATAACATCGTTGGTTCTGACCATAGCCCTTTGAGAATCTGGGCAGTTAATCCATAGCTACTCATGGATTCTCCCTCTAATGCTGCCACATCTTCCCATGTGGCGATCGCCCCTTGAATATCCCCAGTCTGAATTTGCAGAATCCCTGTGCGAATACTGATTTCACTGACGCTAGCTAGTTTCTTTTGCTGTTGTTTCGAGATAGCCGTTGGATCATAGCCGCCTGAATCTGGAGCTAGCGATAGGCGATCGAGGCGAGTTAGTGTGGATTTACTGGCTTTAAGAACTTCTTGATAACTGCTGAGCGACTGCTTATAAATGTCTTGAGGTTTACTTTCACCGATCAAGACTTGGAAGATATTATCTTTTTGGGAATGATCTTGAGCATTCTCTGTGTTTTGATCTTGAATTTGTGTGGCTTGCAAAATCAAATCAGTTTGGAGCAAATCTAATTTTGTCTGCTCCTGCGGATTATTCCAGCTTGCCTGTAAAGTGAAAACAATAAATAAAACAGACAATAAGCTGAGAATACTTAATAGTAATGACTTAGCATTCAAAGATTTTTCATGCAGAGGCTTAGAATCCATTCTTGTAGTTCAGGCGATAGGGCATTGCAAAGCAGCGATTATCCTATCATTTTGACCCTGTAAATCGCAAACCGACGATACCTAGCACAATGAGGCTGATGCAGATAAATTTTGATAAATCGCGGGATTCACCGAGAAATATAGAACCAAAGATCGCTGTTCCCACTACGCCGATCCCTGTCCAAACCGTATAACCTGTAGCAATTGGCAGTGTTTTTACGGCTTGAGCTAACAGGATAAAGCTAGCGGTGATCGATGAAAGGGTGAGGATGGTCGGCAATGGTTTTGTAAGACCTTCGGTGTATTTTAAGCTACTTGCCCAGACAACTTCCAATAGTCCTGCAATTATTAAATTAATCCAATCCATGGTGTATTCCTTAATTGATTTGTATAGCTGTCGCCTTTCTTGAAACCCAAATAGTGTGAGGCGGCGCTTCGCGCCGCCTCACACTATTTGGGTTTTGATTTGTCCTGATACAGGTGGCGATAGCTGTAAATAAAAAACAAAAACTTGTAGATACTGTCTTGAGTACCAAAAAGTCAAGAGGGAATTTTAACAAAATTAGGATCGAAAGAACGCTGAGACTTGAGAACACCAAAGACCTGTCGTAACAGCTTGTGCATTACAGCACCAATGACGGACATTTTGGACTTACCCTTAGCAGTAAGGCGATCGCAGAAAGCGACAATCGGCGAATTATAACGACGAGCAACAATCGCAGGCATAAACAAAGCTTTACGCAAACGTGAATTACCAATTTTTGACAAGCGCGGTTTGCCATGAATCGAAGAGCCAGAAGAGAATTCACGCGGAGTTAAACCCGCAAAAGCGGCTAATTGATCAGCCGTATCAAAAGCAGAAATATCCCGAATTTCCGCCAGTAATACAGTTGCAGTCAATTCAGCAATACCTGGAATGGAAGTCAACAAATCCCGTTGCGATTTCAAATGAGGATGTTGATCAAAGTGCTGACGGATCAATTTTTTGGTCATCTCAATTTGCTCCTTGAGGAAGTCAATGTGGGTGTTAATTGCTTCAACCAAAATTGGATCAGCCGTAGCAAGACGATTTTGCTCTTGTTGCTGCATGGCGGTTAAGCTATCTAAACGATGTACTAATGCTTGGAGTTGCTCAATTTCTAATGCTGGTGGTGTCCAAGCAGCAGGCTTTAAGGCAGCACAAAATCTAGCAATAACTTTGGCATCAGCACGGTCTGTCTTTGTACGACTTAACTCGCTCTTGCCAAAGGCTTTGGGACGTGATGGATTGACGATACTTACTTTGTACCCTGCGGCTACTAAGAATCGGGCTAAGGCATTGCCATAAGTGCTGGTGGCTTCCATACAGCTATGTAAATTTTTTACACTTTGAATGTTTAGCCATTCTTGTAGTTCGACAAATCCTTCGGGATTATTGTTAAATACTTTGTTCTTAATCTTGGCGTTGTCTTGAATTAGGGCAACATCAAACTTGGCTTTACTGATGTCTATGCCTAAAACATCACATACTTCATTGCTATTGTTCATAGGTGCTTGCAGTTTTTTTGCTAGATTTATCCATCAAGCAATCAGTGGTATTGAACTATCCTTGTGAATACAGGTTTACCCATTGGGCGACCTCTGATACTGTCCAGTCTTTACTTGTTTCCACTGTTTAAGCAGAGACGACTCTATCTACATTACGGGCTTGGTGTCCCTAGGGGTTGAACGAGTTTATCTCTGCTTTTGCTTTTTCGGATTTGAGTAAAGATTTTATCCTTTACTTTTCTTCCTAGATACAAGGGGTTTAGCATTTGCGCCAATATTTTGATACTCTCCACTACAATCCTGAATCGCAAATGCTCAACCCTCTTCGCTTTCAACAATAGATTGTCCCTACGTTGTGAGGTTAGGGCATAGCATTCCCAAATTAAAATAGTCTAAAAGAATGGATTCCTGCGGGAATGCTATGCCCCTACCTTAGGGCTTTTTGCAAGAAATAGGTTGTACAGAGCTTTCGCTGCACAATCTATTTTTTTCTGGCACGTAATGATAGCGAACTCAAAACAACGCTTACAGAACTAAATGCCATCGCTAAACCTGCGATCGTTGGATTGAGAGAAATACCAAAACTGGGATAAAGAATTCCTGCGGCGACGGGAATCGCTAATGTGTTGTAAGCAAAAGCCCAAAATAAATTTTGGCGAATTTTGCTGAAGGTGGCGCGACTAAGTTCGATCGCAGGGACAACATCGCTAATGTCATGACGCATTAACACAATATCGGCGGTTTCCATAGCAACATCAGTTCCTGAACTGAGGGCAATACCGATAGTAGCACTGGCTAAGGCTGGAGCATCATTAACCCCATCCCCAATCATCGCCACCCGCTGACCTTCAGCGATTAATTTCATCACTGTGGCAGCCTTGCCGTCGGGCTTGACTTCAGCGATCGCCCGTTCAGGGGGAATACCTAATTGGTTAGCGATCGCCTTGGCAGTTTCTTGATGATCACCCGTGAGCATCCAAACCTGTAAGCCCATTGATTCGAGTTGGCGAATGACTTCAGGAGCTTCAGGCTTGATGCGATCGCGCATGGCGATGATCCCGACTAAGCCCAAATTACTGAACCCCTTGGGGTCAGTAATTTGGGTTGCGACAAAAATTGGAGTTTTGCCAAATTCTGCTAAATTCTGCGATCGCTCTAACATCTCGTCAGAAATTTCCACTTGGCGATCGCGCAACCATGCACTATTACCCACCAGAATTTCTTCTCCTGTGGTCAATATCGCCTCAACACCGCAGCCCGTCACAATTTGCGAAGATTGCGTTGGTAATAACTCGATATTTAACTCTTGAGCCTTAGCGATCGTCGCTGCACCGAGAATATGATTTGCGCCAGTTTCGGCACTGGCAGCTAGTTGCAACAACCGTAAAGCGGACGCTGGGACTTCGCGCTCTTCGACCATACTTTTAAAAGTAGTTTGCTCGATTAGTTTGCGCCCAAAAACGATTAAGTCATTGGTGATCACATCGGTAACTTCAGGCTTACCTGTGGTCAAAGTGCCTGTTTTATCAAAGATCACCACCGACAATTGATCGATCTTTTCCAGACTTGCCCCACCTTTGATTAAGATGCCCTTTTCTGCGCCAATTCCCGTGCCGACCATGATCGCTGTTGGCGTTGCCAAACCTAGCGCACAGGGACAAGCCACTACTAAAACGGCGATCGCCAATTTTAAACTAAACACAATTTCGGCATGGAGCAATCCGTACCAAGTCAAAAAGGTTAAAGCGGCGATCGCCATTACTGCGTAAGCAAAATATCCTGCTACGCGATCGGCTAAATATTGAATTGGGGCTTTGCTTGCCTGTGCTGATTCTACGAGGGAGACAATCCGTGCCAAAGTCGTTTCTGAGCCAGTTTGCAAAACTTGGACTGTAATCGCGCCTGTCAAATTCAGCGTTCCCCCAGTGACTCGCGCCCCTAATTGTTTCGCAACAGGGCTTGATTCACCCGTGAGCATTGACTCATCAACGCTAGAACCACCGCCGATAATTTCGCCATCAACTGGGATTTTTTCTCCAGCCCAAACCACGATGCGATCGCCTACTTGCAAATCTTCGACTGCCATTGGCACTTGTAGATCGCCATCAGTGCTATTGATCAATAATCTGGCGCTAGCGGGTTGCAACTCCATCAAAGCGCGAATTGCATTTGAGGCTTTACCCTTAGCGCGTTCTAACAGAGCTTGTCCCAGCAACACAAAACCCAAAAGCATTACAGGCTCTTCAAAAAAGCATTGCCAATTTAACTGCGGTACAAATAAGGCGATTGTGCTTGCCAAATATGCTGAAATTGTCCCTAAACCCACCAATGAGTTCATGTTGGGGGCGCGATACCACAGCGATTTCAAGCCATCCCACCAAATCGGACGACCAATCCAGCCGAGGGCGCTGGTGGAGACTAGCCAATGGGCGTACATATTGCCAATCAAGGGCAAATCAGCGACACCAATCAAGCCTAAATGTCCGACGATCGCCAAAATCACCAACGAGGCAGGAATAACAATTTCTTTGGTCAGACCGAACCAAGAATTTTGAGGAGGATTTTTAGATACAGCATTGCGAGAAGATTGGCGATCGCCTTTATTAATCAACTCCGCCGCAAAACCTGCTTTGGCGATCGCCTCAATCAATTGTGGCGCTAAATCCTGTGGCAAGCTTTCTCCGCCATAAACTACGGTTGCTTTCTCGGTTAGTAAATTTACACTTGCCGCCTTTACCGCGTCACAGGCTAGCAAACGCTTTTCGACCGTTGCCACACAACCCGCACACTTCATGCCTGCGATCGCTAGGGTTAAGGAGCTAGACTGGAGCTTAGGAGATGCTGTTGTTATTGATTGAGTCAGTACCACAAACTTGTATCCAAAATTTATAAAAAATCTATATTTGAAGAACCTATTCTTTGTATGTGCCGCTTCGTTGCACCTGCAAAAAACATTTTTTTTAATTTGCTAGTCCCTCTTGATGTCTATCTGGTGCTAGCTAGTACTAAAAGCTGATAGCCACAAAGCAATACATAGGGTTAGCATATACCCAAATCTAATTTGATTGATTGGGTAATTATTCTGATACAGCGTTCTGATATTTTAATCGTTTCCTACTTACCTTGCTGATTCTATGGGACTGCTAAAATTTAAAGATGTTTAGATTTAAAGTCTGAGTGAGTATGCCTAGCTGCTATTCATACTAGATAATAGGTTGAAACAACTAATGAACAAAATAGTAAAGTCACTAAATTAGTAGCAAGATTTGTAATGTCGTTTAATATTCACGCTTAGTGTTGAGATTAACAATTTAAAAGTAGAAATTTACTAAAATTTTCTAGGTTTTCAGACTTGCCCCAATGGTTCAAAATTCTCTGACAATGAGTTAGCTAATGTCCATTTCTGACAGCGAGTTCTCTATTCATTTTTGGGGTGTGCGTGGCAGTATAGCTACCCCTGGCCCAACCACAGTGCGCTATGGTGGCAATACCCCTTGTGTAGAAATGCGTTGCCAAGGTGAACGTATTATTTTTGATGGGGGAACGGGGATTAGGGTTTTAGGACAGCATCTGTTAAAGCATATGCCGATTGAGGCGAGTATTTTTTTCACCCATAGCCATTGGGATCATGTTCAGGGGTTCCCATTTTTTACACCTGCCTTTGTGAAAGGTAATCTATTTAAAATTTATGGAAAGATTGCGCCAACAGGGCAAACGATGCAGGAACGTCTAGAGGAGCAGATGCATCATCCTAATTTTCCTGTACCATTAAGGGTGATGGCTTCGTGTTTAGAGTTTTTTGATGTTGAAGTTCCGAGTGTGATCGAGATTGGGAATGGGGTCACCGTGGAAACAGGGATGCTGAATCATCCAGGGGAGGCGACGGGTTATCGAGTGAGTTGTGGCGATCGCGTGGCGGTTTATGCGACGGATACTGAACATTTTAGCGATCGCGTTGATGAAAATTTGGTATATCTGGCTCGGAATGCTGATGTGTTGATTATGGATGCTACTTATTCCGATGAAGAATATTGGTCAAGTGCTAGTCCCAAAATCGGCTGGGGGCATTCGACATGGCAAGAGGCGATCAAGGTTGCTGAAGCAGCTAATGTGAAGACTCTCGTAATTTTCCATCATGATCCTTTGCATAGTGACGATCAGTTAGATGAGTTTGGGCGGCTAGCTCAAGAGAAGTTTGCGGGAGCTGTAATGGCTAGGGAAGGGATGTATATTTCTATTCCTGTTCGCACTGGTTCCAAGCCGTTAGTTAAAGTTTGAAACGGGCTTTGCCATAAAACAAAGAATTATATTTTTGATGGTGTGGCGAAGCCGCGCCATTAATTCTAAAGGAATAGATACGACGCAAAGCGTCGTATCTATTCCTTTGTGCAAAGATAAATCCAAAGTGATCTCGATAAAATAGGGCTAGAAACTACATCATCCGAACCAAATGCTATCTCCACAGGTAACAGACAAACTCGCCCCCCAAGCGTCCACATGGAAAATTAAGCTGCTATACGATGGCGCATGTCCTCTCTGTGTGCGTGAAGTCAACTTTTTAAAAGGCAAAGATGACGATCGCGGCTTGATTAAATTTGTGGATATCGCCGCCGATGACTACGATCCTGCTGACAATGCGGGGATTGATTTTGAAACTGCGATGGGACGGATTCATGCAGTGTTGCCTTATGGTGAAATCGTTCAAAATGTCGAAGTATTTCGCCAAACCTATGACATTCTCGGCATCGGTTGGATCTATGCAATTACGAAATTGCCCCTAGTCGGGAGCTTAGCCGATGCACTTTATGGCGTTTGGGCTGACTATCGCCTCTTACTAACTGGTCGCGCCAATCTCCAAACTATCGTTGCTGAACGTCGGCAACGTCTGCAAGGTTGTACTGATGGCTGTGCGATCGCCGAGCAGGAAACATCATGATTATTACTTGGCTAGCGATCGCGGTTGCTTCCTTTGTTGGTGGTTTTGCCCTTAACAAACTTTATCCCGCTGACTACAAATGGTTTATGCGGTTGCGTCGTCCGCGCTGGCTCACCTTTGAAGGCGCAATTCCCTTTATTTGGATTGCGATTTTTATTTGCGGCATTACTTCCGCCGCCTTCCTCTGGGAAGCCCAACCTGCCACAGTGAACACATGGTTACTTATGGTTGGCTATGGGATCTTGGAAATCGCGATTTTAGCCTATACCCCAGTGATGACCCGATTTCGTAATGTCAGGTTAGGGGCAATCGTAGGCGCGATCGGTTTTATATTAGGGTTAGTTTTAACAACTCAAGTTTGGCAAATTTCCAGCTTGGCAGGATGGTTATTAGTGCCATATTTGCTATGGAGTCCTGTGGGCACTTATGTAACATGGGTGATGGCAAGACTAAATCCACCTGAGATTTAACAATATTAAACTTTGTCTAACTGCTTACTGTAAGTAGTTGGTAGGAAATAAAATTCCTTGTTTTCTTGTATTCTTAGCCTGTGTTCCAAATATCCGATCCCAGAAGCCTTGAATGCCATAGTTACCTTTAAAACAGGTATGATGACGGTCATGAAAATCTGACGAAACGAAGAAAATCGATAGAGAGCTATGCCCTTCTAGGTTATAAAAATTACCTACGATAGTCCAAGCACAGATCTGAGAGAGATCGCATCCAAATATAAAAACGGGTAAAAGATCGGTAATTGTAGTAATTATGTATTCAGATAAACTTTTATGAGAAGCTACAAAACTGGATGAGTCTCGAAACTCATGATGTTTAAGATGTATTTTCAAAAAATATTTATGCAAAATATAATGACTAATATAGAAACAGAAATCGGCAACAACTATTCTCATTAAAAACCATACAAAATTGAGGGACAAACTATTCCCTCGATGCACTTCTGGTGCTAAGAAAAGTATTATAAATGCGGCAATTAAAGATTTTAATTCGCCCAAAATAATTCCTTTCGGAGTAAAATTGGGGAAATCTTGTTCCTTAACTTTAACAACCCGAATATTGAGTTTATCTCTCCAAATCTCATTCTTTTTGAGACATTTTTCAATTAGGAATCCTATCCCATAAAAAGAAATAGAACCTACCATATAGTACAGCAATACTTGAAACTCAAAAGGTGTTTCAATATCTTTCAGGAATAAATAAAAAATCTGTTGGAGTAAAGTACATATAACCGCAATTTTTATAAAGAACTCAATTTCAGGTAGAAAGCCAAGAGTTTTTCTCATATTTAAGTAAGTCTTGCACTGCGTATCATTTGTGCTACGGAAATGATTTCGATAAGTATCTTTTTCAAGATCAATTTTTTGTTAATTAATTACTAAAAACCACGACAAATTAATTTAGTTGTGTTGCTAGCAAAGCGCACACAATTAAATTAATAGAATTTTTTTGCCGTAAAAGCAGCCTAATGGCAATTACGCCATATAGACTTATAAGCGTATTTCCTTTTAGTTGGTTGGCGTGAAATATGTACTTTAAGACATATCCCCCCGTTAGCTAACCAATGTCTGAATTGTTATCAAACACTAAGTTATTAGTATGAATACAATAGAGGTAATACTAATCGTTAATAACTATATTTTATTCTATATTCTAAATTTGTATCAATTGATTGAAATTTAAAAAAAATTAATGATTGTCAATTATTTAAAAATCATGACACTGGTCAGGTAAGGTAATGAAATGCCCATTTCATAATAAATTTATAAATCACATTTATTACGCTTTCAATGTACCGTATCTAGTCTTGTCAAAATTGTAATTTTAGATTACACTTCAGTAGCTATTGCGTTTATGACACGTAAGGGTTAATGAGATCGTGGGGGCGATCAATATATTGATATTAATTTTAATAATTAGAGATTGGCAATATGTGTCTTATTGATATATTCGCTATGGGTTCTTGTTGGTAATTATGTAACATGAGTCATGGTAAGACTTCATCACCCGAAATTTTAGATATTTATGGACATTTATGTTAGGACATAAAATAAATTCATAGATTTACAGGGTTTTGCCCCATAAATCTATTTTAGTTTAACCGTATTCATCCAAACAATCTTATTCATCGTACATACATCAACAATAGCAACTAAGACAAATATGACAGTTAAACATTTAAAGATTCTGCATCAACATAATACAAATATAAATCAAACCTTTCAGAAAGATGGACAGGATGTTGTTCAAGGGTTAAGTGGAACTCCGAAAGCCCTCCCTCCGAAATACTTTTATGACGATCGCGGCTCGGAGTTATTTGAGCAAATTTGCGAACTTCCCGAATATTATCCAACCCGTACCGAAGCATGGATATTAAATAAATATGCTGATGAAATCGCTGATATTACAGGTTCCTGTGAATTAGTGGAATTAGGTAGCGGTAGTTCTACTAAAACCCATTATTTACTGAGCGCCTATCAAAAAGCTACAAATTCTCTAACAGAAGCCATACCAGATGCTTTTAGCTATATTCCCATAGATGTGAGTGGTGGCATTCTCAAAACTACGGTCTTGCATTTACAACAAAAATATCCTGATCTATCCATTGAAGGACTGATTGGCACATATGACGAAGCGTTATTTCACTTGGGCAAAAACCATTTGCGATCGCGGATGATTTTCTTTTTAGGTAGCTCGATTGGTAACTTTACAGAATCAGAATCTAATGATTTTTTAGGTAAGGTTTCCCATGCTTTGACTCAAGGAGATTATTTCCTATTAGGGATTGATTTGCAGAAACCGAAAGAAATCTTAGAAGCTGCTTATAACGATAGCCAAGAAGTAACGGCAGCATTTAATTTGAACATGCTTGCCCATTTAAATTGGAGATTTCAAGGTGATTTTGATCTCGATTTATTTAAGCACCAAGCGATTTATAACGAAGTCGATCATCAAATTGAAATGTATTTACATGCGCGATCGCCCCATCAAGCATCTCTCGAAATACTCGATCTCAAGGTTCAATTTGAAGCAGGTGAAAGCATCCTTACGGAGATATCGCGTAAATTTGACTTAGAAAAAGTTCAAGCACAACTGCGATCGCAGGGTTTAGAAACAGTCAAAATCTGGACAGATCCCCAAAAATGGTTTGGCTTAGTTCTGTGTCAAGTTCCTCATAATTAATTTTGTTTTAATTGTATGCAACCACCAAATCTCCACCGTTGCGATCGTCCAGAAATTCTTGCCTATTTTCAACGAGCTTGGCAAATTGAAGATAACTTAATGAAAAGTTTGGTTAATCCTGAAACTTTTTATACAAATCCCGATCCCTTACGCAATTTATTGATTTTTTATTTAGGTCATTCGGCAGTCTTTTATGTCAATAAATTAGTCAGAGTTGGCTTATTAGAGCAACGCCTAAATCCTCACTTTGAAAGGCTTTTTGAAATTGGAGTTGATCCAGAGAAACCTGAAGAAATAGCTAATATTTTTGATAATCTTCGCCAAGCAGAAGTTACAGCAGTTTGGCAATATCGCGATCAAGTTTATAACGCAATTTCTGAGCTAATTGATAATTTAACGAATATGGCTCCGCCCATTAATCCAGAGCATCCACTTTGGGCGTTGATGATGGCGATCGAGCATCAATATATTCACATCGAAACCTCATCGATGTTAATTCGCCAGTTACCTGTTGAGCAACTGCAATGTCCCGAAAGTTGGCAATATGCTCCCGCCAATGGCTACACCACGGCAAATGAAATGATTGAAGTCACAGGTGGTACAGTGCGACTAGGCAAACCTCAAGATTCAAATATCTATGGTTGGGATATTGAATATGGCGATCGCACAGTGAATGTGGCGACCTTTCAGGCAAGTAAATATCTAATTACCAATGCCGAATTTCTCGATTTTGTCAAAGATGGCGGCTACGAAAATCAAGACTATTGGCACGAGCAATCTTGGGCTTGCAAAGTTCAGCACGATATCAAGCACCCTAAGTTTTGGGTTCCTGATGCTGACAGCTATAAATATCGTACCATGTTTGATGAAATTGCGATGCCCTTTGATTTTCCTGTGGAGGTCAATCATTATGAAGCGATCGCCTATTGTCGCTGGAAAGGCAACCATACGCGCCTGATGAGTGAGGCTGAATGGTATCTGGCAACATACGGCTCTTCTGAATCTGCTCAAGTAGCAGATAACCAAGCTGAAAATTACAATCTCAATTTAAAATTTGCTTCCCCAAGTCCCGTTGGTTATCTTCCTCAAGCCAAAAGTGATGTCGGACTATACGACTTGCGTGGTAATGTTTGGGAATGGCTCAGCGATCATTTAACGCCACTTACAGGATATAAGTCTCACTATCTCTATGAGAACTATTCCGCACCATATTTTGATGCGAAGCACTATATGATGGCTGGCGGCTCATGGATTACCAGTGGAACTGAAGCTGAGAAGTACTACCGCAACTGGTTCCGTCCCAACTTCTATCAACACGCAGGATTTAGAATAGCCATATAAAATATGACACGCGAAGCGTGTCATATTTTATATGGCTTATTGTTTTTTAGTAAGAGCGCAAAGCGCGAAACAAAGTAATGCATCCACAAAGAATTGAACCGCAATTAGGTCAAGAGTCCGTCTGGGACTATCCCCGTCCTGCAATCTTAGAGGATACAACTAAGCATATTCGCATCATTTGCAATGACATTGTTTTAGCAGAAACCGATCGCGCTAAGCGAGTTTTAGAAACCAGTCATCCGCCTTGCTATTACATTCCCATTGATGATATTAAAATGGAGTATCTGATCGAGACTTCGCGGCGAACGATGTGTGAATGGAAGGGAATCAGCCAATATTATGATATTGCGATCGCTGATAAATACATCCAAAATGCTGCATGGCGATATTCTATCCCCACGCCTAACTTCGTAGATATTCAAGACTCTATAAG
This genomic stretch from Pseudanabaena galeata CCNP1313 harbors:
- a CDS encoding DUF427 domain-containing protein, coding for MHPQRIEPQLGQESVWDYPRPAILEDTTKHIRIICNDIVLAETDRAKRVLETSHPPCYYIPIDDIKMEYLIETSRRTMCEWKGISQYYDIAIADKYIQNAAWRYSIPTPNFVDIQDSISFYGSLMDACYVNDELITPQSGDFYGGWITSDIVGPFKGEVGTWGW
- the ovoA gene encoding 5-histidylcysteine sulfoxide synthase, with amino-acid sequence MQPPNLHRCDRPEILAYFQRAWQIEDNLMKSLVNPETFYTNPDPLRNLLIFYLGHSAVFYVNKLVRVGLLEQRLNPHFERLFEIGVDPEKPEEIANIFDNLRQAEVTAVWQYRDQVYNAISELIDNLTNMAPPINPEHPLWALMMAIEHQYIHIETSSMLIRQLPVEQLQCPESWQYAPANGYTTANEMIEVTGGTVRLGKPQDSNIYGWDIEYGDRTVNVATFQASKYLITNAEFLDFVKDGGYENQDYWHEQSWACKVQHDIKHPKFWVPDADSYKYRTMFDEIAMPFDFPVEVNHYEAIAYCRWKGNHTRLMSEAEWYLATYGSSESAQVADNQAENYNLNLKFASPSPVGYLPQAKSDVGLYDLRGNVWEWLSDHLTPLTGYKSHYLYENYSAPYFDAKHYMMAGGSWITSGTEAEKYYRNWFRPNFYQHAGFRIAI